The genomic stretch GTAAAAATGTTACTATGATACAGCGTTCTGATAGAGTATTTGGCGGTAAATTTGATAAAGAGTTTTCTGATATGGTAATAGAACACATAAAAGAAAATATTGATTTACGTCTTAATGAAAAAGTTTTATCATTAGAAGCTGATAGTAATAATAATGTTAAAGCAGTTGTTACAGATAAAGGCAGATATGATGCTGATTATGTTGTAGTTGCTATAGGAGTAGTTCCTAATAGTGATTTGGCAAAAGATGCTGGAATAGAGCTAATGAATAACGGAGCTATACTTGTAGACAGAGAAGCTAAAACAAGTATTGACGGTATATATGCAGCAGGTGATTGTGCAAGCATATATGACAGAGTTACTGACAGTCAGACTTATGCTGCTCTTGCCACTGGTGCTAATAAACTTGGAAGAATGTCTGCTAGTAATTTGGTTGGCGGACATGAAAAGTTTGCTGGAAGTTTAACAAGTGCCTGCATACTTGCATTCGAACTTGAAGCTGCAAGAACTGGCATTACTGAGGAAGAAGCAAAAAAAAGAAATATCGACTACAAAACTGTTACTGTAAAAGATTTGGATCATACTCACTATTATCCGGGATATCAGGATTTGCATATAAAATTGATATATTTAGCAGATAGCAGAAAAATTATAGGAGGTCAGATATTAGGTAAAAGAGGGGCAGTATTAAGATGCGATGTTATAGCAGCATGCATATATGCTGGTATTCCTGTAGATGAATTGGGAATGCTTGATTTGTGCTATGCTCCGCCTTTTGCTAGAACTTGGGATTCACTTAATGTTGCAGGAAATGCTGCTAAATAATAATTAGGCATATTAACAAACATTTTAGTATACTCATTTTTTTAATATTTATTAGGGCTTGATATTAGAGTTTTTATTCTAATTCAAGCCTTAATTTTTATATTATTCGAATTTCACTCCCCGCCCTCTAAATTTTTTAAACATTATAATCTTATCTTTAAATTATTTTTATATATTTACTTCAACTGCTATTTCAGCACCCTCCCAAGCGTTTTTTATTTACAATATTTATCCAACGCACGCTTAACCAATTACTATATATCAATTTATCATTTAATTCTAATTTTATTATATATAAATGTTATATGCTGCGTGCGTAGAGTAAAGTGCAAATTTAAAAAAAGCTAGGGCGGGTGTGCTTAAAAAATATAGGATTTCATATGTAATTAAAACCTATTAAAAAAATAAAGTACCCAATCTAAAAGGGCGGGAATTTAAAGAGAAATTTGAAATTTATTTAGTTAAAGAACAATATTTTTTAGCTTTAATATATTAAAAATGGAAGAATTACTTAATTTTAATAATGTAAATAAAATTGTAACTCATTAATAGTATATTGAAAAAAAAACTTTTTATGATATACTAACAAAAACCTGATTATGGGATATATCGTTTATGAAATATTTATTAATTCTTTTTCTTTCTATTATAATATTTTCTTGCTCTAACAATAATAAAGAACAAAATAATAATACAGATAATAATATAAATAAAACAGAACAATCAAATACAGACGATAAAGATAATAAATCAAATAATTCATCAATAAATACAAATGAAACAGAAGAAACAACATATTATTCATACACAGATAAAGAAATTGTATCTTTTATAGAATCAGGAGATTTTCAAACAATCAAAAAATTAATCGAATCAAAAAGTTTAGATGTTAATTATAACTTAGGGGATAAATATTCTAAGTCAACCCCTTTAATACAAGCTATAAAATATAAGCAAACTGATATCATAAATTATTTATTAGAAAATAATGCGGATCTTAATTTAAAAGAAGAACTTACAGGCTTTACTCCTCTTATGGCAAGCTTCCATGATATTACTATAACAGAGCTTTTAATTGAAAAAGGTGCTGACATTGAAGCAAGGAATGTTGACGGAATTAATGCTTTAGTTTATGCGGTTTCTTTAAATGATGAAGAGATGGTAAAATTTTTACTTGAAAAGGGAGCTGACGCCAATACAGTATGCGAAATAGAAAATGAACATATTTATATGCCGCCTACTCCTTTAATGAATGCTGTTTATAACGGAAACACTAATATAATAAATATGTTATTGGAAAATGGTGCTGATATTAATTATACCACTGATGAAATGACTCCTTTAATTTATGCTGCTTATAAAGGAAACACTAATATAATAAATACGTTATTAGAAAATGGTGTTGATATTAATTATACCAATTATTATGGAATGACTGCTTTAATGTATGCAGCAAGTTATAATCAATTTGAAGCTGCAAAAATACTTTTAGAAAATAATGCTGATATTTCTATAACTGATGAAGATGGTGATACTGCTTTAATGAATGCTGCTAATAACGGAAACACTAATATAATAAATGTGTTATTAGAAAATGGTGCTGATATTAATCATACCAATAATTATGGAATGACTGCTTTAATGTATGCAGCAAATTCAATGTATGCAGCAAATTCTAATCAATTTGAAGCAGTAAAAATACTTTTAGAAAATAATGCTGATACTTCTATAACTGATGAAGATGGTAGGACTGCACTTGATCTGGCAAAATCAAAAGATAATAAGAAAGATAATAATGATATAGTTAAGCTTCTTGAAAAATATAATTAATACTTTTTAATATATACCTAAACAAATATATTTTGTCAATTCTAGTTTTTTAAATTTTATTATTTGTGATGGCACACAGACGTGCCGCTCTGCGTACTTCGTAACACCCCACTTCTTTTGCGACCGAAGGAAGTACTGCGACTGAAAGGAGTACCTGACGAAATCCACTGTAAGTGTAAGTATGGTATTGCCGCTGTAGCGTGCGGCTGGAAAAAGAACAACATAAAAATTGACAAACTTAAAAATTTTAAGTATAAACTAAAAAACAAATAAAGTTAATATTCAAGTATAAAACAATAAACATAAAGGGCGGGGTTTTAAAATAAATTTTCTAAGATTGAATTTCAATAAAAAATCATACCCTATAGGGCTTTAATATAAAACTTGAAAAAATACATTTTTATAATATAATAAATAAAAACTTGACTATAGGATATATTATTATGAAATATTTGTTAATTCTTTTTCTATCTACCATAATATTTTCTTGCTCTAACGATAATAATAACGATACTAACAATAATAAAGAACTAAATAATAATGCAGATAAAGTAACTATAAATTTAGATGACAGTACAGATAATAATATAACAGAACAATCAAATACAGACGATAAAGATAATAAATCAAATAATTCATCAATAAATACAGAAGAAACGGAAGAAACAGAATATTATTCATACACAGATAAAGAAATTATATCTTTTATAGAATCAGGAGATTTTCAAACAATCAAAAAATTAATTGAATCAAAAAGTTTAGATGTTAATTATAACTTAGAGATAGATGAATATTCCAAGTCAACACCTTTAATACAAGCTATAAAATATAAACAAACTGATATCATAAATTATTTATTAGAAAATAATGCAGATGTTAATTTAACTTTAGGATATTCTACTCCATTAATAGAAGCTATGTATTATGATGAAGGACTTGTTCGTAAACTTATAGATTTAGGAGCCGATGTAAATTTAACTACTGAGTCAGGATTTACTCCACTTATGGCAAGTGCAGGTCGTCATAATATTGCTATAGCAGATCTTTTAATTGAAAAAGGTGCTGATATTGAAGCAAGGGATGATGACGACATTAATGCTTTAGTTTATGCCTCAACTTATAATAATGAAGATATGGTAAAATTTTTACTTGAAAAGGGAGCTGACGCCAATACAGTATGCGAAATAAAAAATGAACATACGGATATATCTTCTACTCCTTTAATGAATGCTGCTTATAGAGGTAATACTAATATAATAAATATGTTATTAGAAAATGGTGCTGATATTAATTATACCACTGACTTTGGAATGACTGCTTTGATGATGGCTGCTAGTTTTAATCAGTTTGAAGCTGCAAAAGTACTTTTAGAAAATAATGCAGATACTTCTGTAACTGATGAATATGGACGTACTGCACTTGATTTGGCAAAAGAAGAAGATTATAAGGATATAGTTGAGCTTCTTGAAAAATATAATTAATACTTTGTAATATATACTGAAATTTTTTAAGTTTGTCATTTTTTTTGCAACTTTTTCCCGCTGCAAAAAGTGCAAGTATAAAATTAGTACTAAATCATACTATAATTGTATTACATGTAATATAAACTATTAATTTAAGCTAAAATATAATCTTTCGCAAAGCGTATCCGAACTTGTCGAGGATATAAGCTTCTTTGCAGCAATACCACAGGCACTCCATACGGTCGCAAAAGAAGTGTGGTGCTCTTCGTAAGGGTAAAGCCCCCACAAACAATAAAATTGAAAAAACTAAAATTGACAAAATATAATCGTTTAAGTATATATAAATAAACTTGATTATAGAATATATTAATGATGAAATATTTTCCTGCTATAATGATACATTATTCATCAAATATAATTAATACTATTTTTTATAAATAATTTTTCCATGATTTTTTATATCATTTATTAATTCTTGATTTTCTATATCATTATAAGAAATCACATCGAATTTCAAAAGAGTAGGAAGTTCTGATAATTCTTCTTTTAATCTTTCGCAAAATAGCAAATCAAACTTTCCTATTACAGCCAAATCTATATCCGAATTATATTTTTCTTTATCCATTGCCCTAGAACCAAACAGTATAACTTTTTCTATATTCCCATAAGAACTGCATATATTTTTTATACCTTCTTTTATCTTTTCATCAAGCATTAATATTTATCCTTTAATCATTTATTTTATCCAAAAAGAAACTATATAATTCATTAAGTATTTTTAAATAATTATTTTCTACCTTGATAATAATTTCTTTGAATTTAATAAAATCATAAGTATGCGAAAGTAAATTACGGCTTAACATCATATCAATAAAATCATCTTGATTTTTGATAATCTTTGCTGAATATGCTTCTTTAAAAATATTTCTAGGGGAAATATCTATATTGTTTAAACTTCCATTATATTCTAAATAATCTTTCAAAGTTTTCCAAGCTAATTCATAAGTATATTCAAATCTTTGAACAACACCTTCCTGTTCTAGTAATGATAAGTCATTTATTTCTTTTTCTTCAAATACACTTTTTAATAAATTAAAAGCTTTTTCAAAATTATAAAATCTCTGTTTCCAACGAATATTCTCTGACATAATATTTCCAAATAATTTTTAGCGATTAAATTATATAATTTAGTCTATATTTATCAAGTTTTAAATTTTATTTTAACTCCCACCCTCCAAGATTTATTAATATTATTTTTTGATATTAATATTATTTAGATTTAAAAGTTCAATTTATATTTGTTAGCACCCACCCAAGTGCTTTTTAAACTCATAATACTATTCAACGCACGTTTAATATATTCTTATATATAAACTAATTATAAATTCTAATCCGTATTATATATAAATATATCATGCTACGTGCGTAGATGAAAGTGCAAATTTAAATAACATTTTGGGTGGGTGTGCTTTTGAAGTGATTATCTTATGGATTTAATCAAAGTACATATAAAAAAAATAAAGCTTTTAAATCTAAAAGGGTGGGGATTAGAGTAAAGTTTTAAAATTTATTCTCACCCCCCTCTAAATTTTTTAATACTACCTGTTATTTATAAGTTAT from Brachyspira murdochii DSM 12563 encodes the following:
- a CDS encoding nucleotidyltransferase substrate binding protein; translated protein: MSENIRWKQRFYNFEKAFNLLKSVFEEKEINDLSLLEQEGVVQRFEYTYELAWKTLKDYLEYNGSLNNIDISPRNIFKEAYSAKIIKNQDDFIDMMLSRNLLSHTYDFIKFKEIIIKVENNYLKILNELYSFFLDKIND
- a CDS encoding ankyrin repeat domain-containing protein, which gives rise to MKYLLILFLSTIIFSCSNDNNNDTNNNKELNNNADKVTINLDDSTDNNITEQSNTDDKDNKSNNSSINTEETEETEYYSYTDKEIISFIESGDFQTIKKLIESKSLDVNYNLEIDEYSKSTPLIQAIKYKQTDIINYLLENNADVNLTLGYSTPLIEAMYYDEGLVRKLIDLGADVNLTTESGFTPLMASAGRHNIAIADLLIEKGADIEARDDDDINALVYASTYNNEDMVKFLLEKGADANTVCEIKNEHTDISSTPLMNAAYRGNTNIINMLLENGADINYTTDFGMTALMMAASFNQFEAAKVLLENNADTSVTDEYGRTALDLAKEEDYKDIVELLEKYN
- a CDS encoding ankyrin repeat domain-containing protein, producing the protein MKYLLILFLSIIIFSCSNNNKEQNNNTDNNINKTEQSNTDDKDNKSNNSSINTNETEETTYYSYTDKEIVSFIESGDFQTIKKLIESKSLDVNYNLGDKYSKSTPLIQAIKYKQTDIINYLLENNADLNLKEELTGFTPLMASFHDITITELLIEKGADIEARNVDGINALVYAVSLNDEEMVKFLLEKGADANTVCEIENEHIYMPPTPLMNAVYNGNTNIINMLLENGADINYTTDEMTPLIYAAYKGNTNIINTLLENGVDINYTNYYGMTALMYAASYNQFEAAKILLENNADISITDEDGDTALMNAANNGNTNIINVLLENGADINHTNNYGMTALMYAANSMYAANSNQFEAVKILLENNADTSITDEDGRTALDLAKSKDNKKDNNDIVKLLEKYN
- a CDS encoding nucleotidyltransferase domain-containing protein encodes the protein MLDEKIKEGIKNICSSYGNIEKVILFGSRAMDKEKYNSDIDLAVIGKFDLLFCERLKEELSELPTLLKFDVISYNDIENQELINDIKNHGKIIYKK
- a CDS encoding CoA-disulfide reductase; the encoded protein is MKKIIIIGGVAAGMSAAAKARRLDKEAEITVYEKTDVVSWGACGMPYYVGGFYDNPNTMIARSAEATIKSGINLKVKHEVLKIDAKNKKVLVKDIDNNKEFEDSYDSLLIATGAKSIIPNIENINIGNVSTLKDFKDAINMREKMKDENIKNVVVLGAGFIAVEAAHALKHTGKNVTMIQRSDRVFGGKFDKEFSDMVIEHIKENIDLRLNEKVLSLEADSNNNVKAVVTDKGRYDADYVVVAIGVVPNSDLAKDAGIELMNNGAILVDREAKTSIDGIYAAGDCASIYDRVTDSQTYAALATGANKLGRMSASNLVGGHEKFAGSLTSACILAFELEAARTGITEEEAKKRNIDYKTVTVKDLDHTHYYPGYQDLHIKLIYLADSRKIIGGQILGKRGAVLRCDVIAACIYAGIPVDELGMLDLCYAPPFARTWDSLNVAGNAAK